A single region of the Macrobrachium rosenbergii isolate ZJJX-2024 chromosome 5, ASM4041242v1, whole genome shotgun sequence genome encodes:
- the LOC136838458 gene encoding enhancer of split m7 protein-like, which translates to MACELEPVSRTYQYRKVMKPMLERKRRARINKCLDELKDLMIAALQAEGESIAKLEKADVLELTVTHLKKLQRRNQLAIRPIPSDQDKFREGYSRCASEVSRCLASVQGVDVTLGTKLMTHLGLSLTNYEKRAPLTILVPQAEPSPALSSASSGYSSASDISPVPSTSSRSSTSPASSTSSKAPAPSSGNSPSPRPQGLLTIAAPSGPMWRPW; encoded by the coding sequence ATGGCTTGTGAACTGGAGCCCGTGTCCCGCACTTACCAGTACAGGAAGGTGATGAAGCCCATGCTCGAGAGGAAGCGGAGGGCGCGCATCAACAAGTGCCTCGACGAACTCAAGGACCTGATGATCGCCGCCCTCCAGGCCGAGGGCGAGTCCATCGCCAAGCTGGAGAAGGCCGACGTTTTGGAGCTGACAGTGACCCACCTGAAGAAGCTCCAGCGGCGCAACCAGCTCGCCATCCGCCCCATCCCTTCAGATCAGGACAAGTTCCGCGAGGGGTACAGCCGCTGCGCCTCCGAAGTCTCCCGGTGCCTGGCCTCCGTCCAGGGCGTCGACGTCACCCTTGGCACCAAGCTCATGACCCACCTAGGGCTCTCCCTCACCAACTACGAGAAGAGAGCGCCCCTGACCATCCTCGTCCCCCAGGCCGAACCCTCCCCCGCCCTTTCGTCAGCATCCAGTGGGTATTCCTCTGCTTCGGATATTTCCCCAGTTCCCTCCACCTCCAGCAGGAGCAGCACGTCCCCAGCTAGCAGCACCTCCAGCAAAGCCCCCGCCCCCAGCAGCGGCAACTCGCCATCACCACGCCCCCAGGGTCTCCTCACCATAGCTGCGCCCTCCGGTCCCATGTGGCGCCCTTGGTAA